A portion of the Gemmatimonadaceae bacterium genome contains these proteins:
- a CDS encoding LemA family protein: MFGIVLLALIVIFVFFAIGAYNRLVSLKNQVANAWKQIDVQLKRRHDLIPNLINTVKGAMNFEKQTLEAVVAARNQAIAASGTGNVAATAQAEAQLTGALSRLLAVVEAYPDLKATGNVAQLQEELTATENKIGFARQLYNDTATQYNTAQQTFPTMLFAGMAGASPATLWEITDDGERAVPQVDLTLGAPPK; this comes from the coding sequence ATGTTCGGGATAGTGCTCCTCGCTCTCATCGTCATTTTCGTTTTCTTCGCGATCGGCGCGTACAACCGTCTCGTGTCGCTGAAGAACCAGGTGGCGAACGCCTGGAAGCAGATCGACGTGCAGCTCAAGCGGCGCCACGATCTCATCCCGAACCTGATCAACACGGTCAAGGGCGCGATGAACTTCGAGAAGCAGACTCTCGAGGCTGTAGTGGCGGCGCGCAATCAGGCGATCGCCGCGTCGGGCACCGGCAACGTGGCGGCGACGGCTCAGGCGGAGGCGCAGCTCACCGGCGCCCTTTCGAGACTGCTTGCCGTGGTCGAGGCCTATCCCGACCTCAAGGCGACTGGCAATGTCGCGCAGCTCCAGGAAGAGCTCACCGCGACGGAGAACAAGATCGGTTTCGCGCGCCAGCTCTACAATGACACGGCCACGCAGTACAACACCGCGCAGCAGACATTTCCCACCATGCTGTTCGCTGGAATGGCCGGCGCGTCGCCGGCGACGCTCTGGGAGATCACCGACGACGGTGAGCGCGCTGTCCCGCAGGTGGACCTCACGCTCGGCGCGCCGCCCAAATGA